One Paracoccus sp. SCSIO 75233 genomic window carries:
- a CDS encoding DsbA family protein, which yields MERDPNAPALGNPDGNATLVEFFDYNCQFCRAMLPVVGALLDTDRSLRLVMREWPVFGEGSVFAARAALASRSQGRYPEFHRALLQQKARAEQASVLRTARSIGLDARQFQRDMDRPEVAQHIEQSNTLAAAMGLVGTPTFIAGADSRFGAVPLSELAGLVAAVRKS from the coding sequence TTGGAACGCGATCCCAACGCACCTGCCTTGGGAAATCCCGACGGCAATGCGACGCTGGTCGAGTTTTTTGACTACAATTGCCAGTTCTGCCGCGCGATGTTGCCGGTGGTGGGTGCGCTTCTGGATACCGATCGCAGTCTGCGTCTGGTCATGCGCGAATGGCCGGTCTTCGGTGAGGGCTCGGTTTTCGCCGCACGGGCGGCTTTGGCGTCGCGCAGTCAGGGCCGCTATCCTGAATTTCATCGCGCATTACTGCAGCAGAAAGCCCGGGCCGAGCAGGCCAGCGTCCTGCGCACGGCGCGATCCATAGGACTGGATGCCCGGCAATTTCAACGTGACATGGACCGACCCGAGGTTGCCCAGCATATCGAACAGTCGAATACGCTGGCAGCGGCGATGGGTCTGGTTGGCACGCCTACCTTCATTGCCGGGGCGGATTCGCGGTTTGGTGCCGTGCCGTTATCCGAGCTGGCCGGGTTAGTTGCAGCGGTCCGCAAAAGCTGA
- a CDS encoding metal-sensitive transcriptional regulator, which yields MAHDKQNRDAVLKRLSRLNGQVQGVSRMVEDGRYCVDVLNQTAAIRSALRAVERLLIEDHARSCMEAAIESGDQDRQRVMFREVVELLEKLRD from the coding sequence TTGGCCCATGACAAACAAAATCGCGATGCAGTCCTCAAGCGTCTGTCACGTCTGAACGGTCAGGTTCAGGGTGTGTCGCGCATGGTCGAGGATGGTCGCTATTGTGTTGATGTGCTGAACCAGACCGCTGCCATCCGATCCGCCCTGCGCGCGGTAGAACGTCTTCTGATCGAGGACCACGCCCGAAGCTGTATGGAGGCGGCGATTGAATCCGGTGATCAGGATCGCCAGCGGGTCATGTTCCGCGAGGTGGTGGAACTGCTGGAAAAGCTGCGCGACTGA
- a CDS encoding DUF305 domain-containing protein codes for MENSDHKMNHDRMNGGSYGRFAAMIFTSTVVMFGLMYLNTWSLDHVFFSQTRMWMALYMGGAMALIMLAFMLGMYRNRRANLMVAGLALLAFVLGVFLVRSQATVDDTAWMKAMIPHHSIAILTSTRANISDPRVQALADSIVEAQTLEIAEMKALIADLQGGPAATPEIDGR; via the coding sequence ATGGAAAATTCTGATCACAAGATGAATCACGATCGCATGAATGGCGGAAGCTACGGCCGGTTTGCGGCGATGATCTTCACCTCGACCGTGGTCATGTTCGGCCTGATGTATCTGAACACGTGGTCACTGGATCACGTCTTCTTCAGTCAGACCCGGATGTGGATGGCGCTTTACATGGGCGGAGCCATGGCGCTGATCATGCTGGCCTTCATGCTGGGCATGTATCGCAATAGGCGTGCCAATCTCATGGTCGCGGGCCTCGCCTTGTTGGCCTTTGTCCTTGGGGTGTTTCTGGTGCGCAGCCAGGCGACCGTTGATGACACCGCATGGATGAAAGCGATGATCCCACATCATTCGATTGCAATCCTGACCTCGACCCGTGCCAATATCTCGGATCCGCGTGTGCAGGCCCTGGCAGATAGCATCGTCGAGGCACAAACACTTGAGATCGCCGAGATGAAGGCCCTGATCGCCGACCTTCAAGGTGGACCTGCGGCCACACCCGAAATCGATGGTCGATAG
- a CDS encoding L,D-transpeptidase, producing MLTRRHFIQTTTALFSAMAASPVLATSWPDAAQKAAWDAEVTPAVPNPWGLHPRFLPQRVLANDGLVPGDIHVDAVARYLYHIEEGGVAMRYGVAIGRGDLYEPGVYTIKRKAEWPHWTPTQNMIQREPEIYGQFAGGVEPGPQNALGSRALYLYVGDRDTYLRIHGTPFPTSIGSRASSGCVRMVMSHINALYPQVQIGSTAYLYSPDGSVTPLS from the coding sequence TTGCTGACGCGCAGACATTTCATCCAAACCACGACCGCGCTGTTTTCCGCTATGGCCGCCAGCCCGGTTCTCGCGACAAGCTGGCCCGATGCCGCACAGAAAGCGGCGTGGGACGCCGAGGTGACGCCGGCGGTTCCCAACCCTTGGGGACTTCACCCCCGTTTCCTGCCTCAGCGTGTTCTGGCAAATGATGGTCTGGTGCCGGGTGATATCCACGTCGATGCCGTGGCGAGATATCTTTATCACATCGAAGAGGGCGGGGTCGCGATGCGCTATGGCGTGGCGATCGGCAGGGGCGATCTGTACGAGCCGGGCGTCTATACGATCAAGCGCAAGGCCGAATGGCCGCACTGGACGCCGACCCAGAACATGATACAGCGCGAGCCGGAAATTTACGGCCAGTTTGCAGGCGGGGTGGAACCCGGCCCCCAAAACGCGCTCGGCTCTCGTGCGCTGTATCTCTATGTCGGTGACAGGGACACCTACCTGCGGATTCACGGAACACCGTTTCCAACCTCGATCGGCAGTCGGGCGAGCTCTGGCTGTGTGCGCATGGTCATGTCGCACATCAATGCACTGTATCCGCAGGTCCAGATCGGCTCGACCGCCTATCTGTATTCCCCCGATGGCAGCGTGACGCCGTTAAGCTGA
- a CDS encoding cytochrome c, which produces MSKSRLFVLIAVIGAAVFVWALRRPDTAAATGTPMVTVNVPSSLSLPAAKGRTAFDTNCASCHGENASGRDGIGPPLIDPIYRLGHHADIAFELAARTGARQHHWTFGNMPPTEGVTDADLAVIIAYIREIQRANGIN; this is translated from the coding sequence ATGTCGAAATCCCGGCTTTTCGTTCTGATTGCGGTGATCGGTGCGGCTGTGTTTGTCTGGGCGCTTCGGCGCCCGGATACGGCCGCTGCCACAGGCACCCCGATGGTCACGGTCAATGTGCCATCGTCGCTGTCATTACCGGCTGCCAAAGGCCGGACCGCCTTTGATACGAACTGCGCGTCCTGCCATGGAGAGAACGCCAGCGGGAGGGACGGTATCGGTCCGCCCTTGATCGATCCGATCTATCGGCTCGGCCATCACGCGGATATTGCCTTTGAGCTGGCCGCGAGAACCGGCGCGCGGCAGCATCACTGGACATTCGGCAACATGCCCCCAACTGAGGGCGTCACCGATGCCGATCTTGCGGTGATCATCGCCTATATCCGCGAAATTCAACGTGCCAATGGCATCAATTGA
- a CDS encoding cytochrome c, with protein MYMTGDASEIARGKALYAENCASCHGDELQGQPDWKSPLPNGRYPAPPHDEAGHTWHHPDVMLMKIIRDGTAAVVGGQYESDMPGFGDTMSDSEIAAVLAYIKSTWPKRERRIQSRMTRESIK; from the coding sequence ATGTATATGACAGGAGATGCATCCGAGATCGCGCGGGGCAAAGCGCTTTATGCCGAGAATTGCGCCAGCTGCCACGGCGATGAATTACAGGGCCAGCCAGACTGGAAATCTCCGCTTCCAAACGGTCGATATCCGGCCCCGCCGCATGATGAAGCCGGACATACATGGCATCACCCCGATGTCATGCTGATGAAGATCATCCGCGATGGTACTGCGGCAGTCGTGGGTGGCCAGTATGAAAGTGACATGCCGGGCTTTGGCGACACCATGAGCGACAGCGAGATCGCCGCCGTTCTGGCCTATATCAAATCGACTTGGCCTAAACGCGAGCGCAGGATCCAAAGCCGAATGACGCGCGAGAGTATCAAATGA